The Papaver somniferum cultivar HN1 chromosome 6, ASM357369v1, whole genome shotgun sequence genome segment AGTGAGTGAGGGCAGCCCCAGAGAGAGTCTTAAGAACTGCAGGTCCCTTCTTTTGTAGCTCCTCCGCAATCTGTAATCTGAGGCAGACAACAATAACACAAACATTATGAACAATTTTGAATCTCTATTAGtcaaccaaaataaataaataaaccatATCTATGCTGAAATTCATAAACCTAAGCATTGTTTCATATTTCTTTCTGTTGAGACGTCCAGATATAACGACATAAAAGAGTGTCTTCCAAGTGATGAACAACCTAGAAATCAGCAGAATAGATAGAAGGAATACAAGAAGCAAGATACCTGGTCATTGTCATTGATTTCTTAATGAGGGATGCACCTTTTTGTGAGCGCAGAAACATTTTGATCTCATCCCAAAAAGAACTCTTGGAgaatagttcatggcattcagcTTGAATATTTTTCGGGGTCTCATCTTTGCCAGATTTATCATCAGCATGATCAGTATTTCTGGCTACGGTTTCATGGTTTTCAGCTTGAATATTTGATGGGACAACGCCAGATTTTCCATTAGCATGATCAGTAGTTGTGGACAATGTTTCATGGTTTTCAGCTTTGCCCTTTTTCTCGCTCTCGTCTTCGCCAGATTTGTTGTTTGATTGATCAGCTTGAGGACCATGTATCAAGATTTTAAACCAGTTTACAATCTTGCCAAAGATTCCCGGTTTTTTATCATCATCTGCAGAAGTTTCTGTATCTGATGGACTAAGATGGTCACTCCTTGATTCCAAAGAATCCACTTTCGGTGTTATTTTACAAACATCAGAAGTTGCAGAAGATTTTTCAGCAGGATTAGAAATATTCTCCTTTGAATGACGTAGCTTTAACCCCTTTTTCACAGAATTTGAGCTACTCAAAGGTGCATCTGAACCAATTTCATCAGCAGATATTGAGGGAAGCTCCTTTTGTGGATCCACTAACTGTAATTTTAGTTTCTCAGAATCATCTGCAGTCGTATCACCTTCACTCCCACTTAAATCTGCGGAGCCATTCTGATAACTCTCATTCTTACTCGTCTCCAGCCCCCTTGGCGAGTTCACATTGTGGTCGACCAACGTAGCAACTTTTGGCCGAACGCTATGGATAATAATCGTGCCATCCTTTGTTTTCCTTAGTTTCAGAAGATCTGGCAGAGACATAAGCAAGTTAGAGAACTTCTTATGTCCGAAGAAGTCTTTATCCACAGAAACTTGGCTTCTCAGCTCGTTGCAGAGCAATGAAATCTCAACTCCATTGGCATGTGAGTCCACTATTCGGCAAATCTTGTCTGTTATAGCCTCAGGCAGTGTAGGGGGGTCAGCATCTGATTTAGGGTCTGCACATTTCTCAAGCTTTGAGCAAGAAGGTTTCTCAGTGTCCGGAAATGGATCCTCTAAGACACCCTTATAGTGCCCATACCAAGAATACGTACCATCAGGAGGCTGGTTAAAGTGCCTCCCAGTAAGTTTTTCCCCTCTAACCAGACCGTTCCAGCACCAAATGATACTTGCAGCACTGCAAAGAACATCTGAAGGAGTATCATTGCAGGCCAATAATACATTGTAGTTACTCATTCTTAGCCGATTTAAAACATTTGAGAAGTCCCGGTCTCCCGAAATTAAAAGGAGATGTGCTGGTGGGGGGTTTTGTGACACCCAATAGACAAGATCAACAAGAAGTGATTGGTCAGCATTGTTCTTTCCACCTGTACCAGGAAGAGATCATGTAAAGGAGTCAAATCACCTACGAACGTTTTAACACCTTACAGCAAAAGATTAAGAAGCAGAGTAAATAGCCTAAAAGGCTAAGACTCTAGAACTATTATATGTACTATAGTAGGTAGAAAACGGAATGCCAGTCCTGGGTGTTAACTATTTAGCCTTCAAATGAAGATTGCAATTGCTGATAGCTCCTCCATTAATCTTTTGGTTTCTCATAACTGataaaaatggattatcaactAATTCCCTGATCATTTAATAATAGATGTTACACTTGCTAAAGAATAGAATATGGACAAAACACAAATAGATTTCCTCTTCTGCATCAGTCGAATGAATTTATTACAGATGAACACAAGTaagcaggaaagaagagaaacTCAAGCAAATCTGAAATATCAACTTTTATAGGTGTTCTTATTCATAAAAAATGTGACCATTTTGTCAACTTCTATGCACTAAGTAATATCCAGCCAGACATGACACCAGAATTAAAAACCAATCCAGGAGCATGCCATCTAGTCATAATCTTGGCAGGTGTGTATTGGTAGCACCCAAGCATGACCAAAGTTTAGAACACTAACTTCTCCCACTATGGCTTAAAAACACAGGCAAGTCTAATATTGGCACACACCAAATGCTCCCaattctcaagaacatcgactagTTTGAAGAAACAACGTTACCCAGACCTATTTAACAGGGGTTACCATACATTTAATTAGATCACCCGCTACAAA includes the following:
- the LOC113287149 gene encoding uncharacterized protein LOC113287149, with product MRTLNPRSIFIFATSSSSSSSHLLSSLRRGVSHFSSSPSYDSPPSSSSSSSSEERRMLWKNHEEQRKTVRVSVWWDFENCQIPNGVNVTKVAQRITSALRTNGIKGPVSITAFGDVLQLSRANQESLSATGISLYHVPCGKNNADQSLLVDLVYWVSQNPPPAHLLLISGDRDFSNVLNRLRMSNYNVLLACNDTPSDVLCSAASIIWCWNGLVRGEKLTGRHFNQPPDGTYSWYGHYKGVLEDPFPDTEKPSCSKLEKCADPKSDADPPTLPEAITDKICRIVDSHANGVEISLLCNELRSQVSVDKDFFGHKKFSNLLMSLPDLLKLRKTKDGTIIIHSVRPKVATLVDHNVNSPRGLETSKNESYQNGSADLSGSEGDTTADDSEKLKLQLVDPQKELPSISADEIGSDAPLSSSNSVKKGLKLRHSKENISNPAEKSSATSDVCKITPKVDSLESRSDHLSPSDTETSADDDKKPGIFGKIVNWFKILIHGPQADQSNNKSGEDESEKKGKAENHETLSTTTDHANGKSGVVPSNIQAENHETVARNTDHADDKSGKDETPKNIQAECHELFSKSSFWDEIKMFLRSQKGASLIKKSMTMTRLQIAEELQKKGPAVLKTLSGAALTHLTHLLIVEKRWLKHYSTQTQSSPSNVIHPRLPPSHDTNGLRAILSAKSVSQRNLPPEGEKEHSDHTEKGVNYGKLAKQMLTPYQKKADQMQKDCQKLVAEILEKHPEGFSIGSIQDLFREKYGYSLKYQVLGHSKLASLMQSIPGVRIEGALIVPSEKLPRDFSVEKICHQDNNIGNNDTKDVNLSNSVGNGDNSSAWEELGPVCNTKSDGNVTIDSDYNRKKKLEMSGSGVYNCDYDLSDTEFSDSDSELTRKDLQEGLQKKGGNYKDGALIQILDTYYTGKEGNDVGGSRNDARITDSDIETGFGRSSKARKSFTFVEDKAENDKGKLIHSILGTLQKSDRK